In the Oryzias latipes chromosome 9, ASM223467v1 genome, one interval contains:
- the cbwd1 gene encoding COBW domain-containing protein 1, giving the protein MEEEDDCPELVPIDPQPAPPAQQIPVTIITGYLGAGKTTLLNYILTEQHNKRIAVILNEFGEGSALEKSLAVSQAGELYEEWLELRNGCLCCSVKDNGLKAIENLMEKKGKFDYILLETTGLADPGAVASMFWVDAELGSDIYLDGIVTVIDAKFGLQQLMEEKADGFINEAARQIAVADLTIINKTDLATGEELNQVRDAVRSINGLVKILETQRSRVDLSEVLDLHSFDIEDGAKLAKKLQLVKPTGPHLDKSILTVMFEVAGDLSEDALNAFIQDLLWEKKFLNKEKKPMTVIRLKGIVSFAGKDQQVMLQGVNDLYELNDTPQLWEDNQRINRLIFIGRNLDKDILEEHFMKTVIQN; this is encoded by the exons atggaggaggaagatgactgTCCAGAGTTGGTGCCTATCGACCCCCAGCCGGCTCCACCTGCACAGCAGATCCCGGTCACCATCATCACAGGCTACCTTG GAGCTGGAAAGACAACACTCTTAAACTACATATTAACTGAACAGCACAACAAACGGATTGCTGTCATTCTCAATGAATTCGGAGAag GTAGTGCTCTTGAGAAGTCACTTGCAGTGAGCCAAGCAGGAGAGCTATATGAAGAGTGGCTGGAGCTGAGAAATGGCTGCCTCTGCTGCTCTGTCAA ggATAATGGCCTTAAGGCAATTGAAAACCTGatggaaaagaaaggaaagtttGATTATATCCTGTTAGAAACTACAGGACTTGCTGATCCAG gagCGGTGGCTTCCATGTTCTGGGTTGATGCAGAGCTTGGCAGTGATATTTATTTAGATG GCATTGTGACTGTCATCGATGCCAAGTTTGGGCTACAG CAGCTAATGGAAGAAAAGGCAGATGGATTCATCAATGAGGCAGCAAG ACAGATTGCTGTTGCTGACTTGACCATAATCAATAAGACTGACCTGGCGACTGGGGAGGAACTAAACCAAGTCAGAGATGCTGTCAG GTCTATAAACGGTCTTGTCAAAATTCTAGAAACCCAGAGATCAAG GGTGGACCTCTCTGAAGTTCTGGACCTGCATTCCTTTGACATTGAGGATGGAGCAAA ACTTGCTAAGAAGCTCCAGCTTGTGAAACCCACAGGACCTCATCTCGACAAG AGTATTTTAACTGTGATGTTTGAGGTGGCAGGAGATCTTTCAGAAGATGCCCTGAATGCCTTTATCCAA GATCTTCTTTGGGAAAAGAAATTCctcaacaaagaaaagaagccCATGACAGTCATCCGCTTAAAG GGAATAGTATCATTTGCAGGCAAAGACCAACAGGTGATGCTGCAGGGGGTCAATGATCTGTACGAGCTCAATGACACTCCTCAACTTTGGGAAGACAACCAACGAATCAACCGGCTGATTTTTATAG GTAGAAACCTGGACAAGGACATTTTGGAAGAACATTTCATGAAGACTGTAATTCAGAACTGA
- the foxd4 gene encoding forkhead box protein D4 gives MTLSSKFKTPSHNGLLLEEEKVNIVGEVEEVQRGKCGQERLTDTGSTAEECDSSEPDSSGESENSFCTEPPIKGQSSTVKPPYSYIALITMAILQSPLKKLTLSGICDFISNKFPYYKDKFPAWQNSIRHNLSLNDCFIKIPREPGNPGKGNYWSLDPASEDMFDNGSFLRRRKRFKRNQPEIIKDGFVFYSSLGCCRSYAQHYNIPGQVSRSPAAPIHYMQGQSGIMMPFPSYYLLPNALSSDKSRFKDSKAHPCAPEAKPGPQPKCSFSIDSIMSLPPPVTQQMPKPPVIHRGYNQIMSNPNTCLVPTLLQPSRTPLCPPSALSAAYFITDQLSQTYPRC, from the coding sequence ATGACTCTTTCAAGCAAGTTCAAAACGCCCTCTCACAATGGGTTGcttctggaagaagaaaaagttaACATAGTTGGTGAAGTTGAGGAAGTCCAACGAGGAAAGTGTGGACAGGAGCGCCTCACGGACACTGGATCAACAGCGGAAGAGTGTGATTCCTCGGAGCCGGACTCTTCGGGGGAAAGCGAAAACAGCTTCTGCACTGAGCCCCCCATCAAAGGCCAGAGCAGCACGGTGAAGCCCCCTTACTCTTACATCGCTCTCATCACCATGGCCATCCTGCAGAGCCCCCTGAAGAAGCTGACGCTGAGCGGCATCTGCGACTTCATCAGCAACAAGTTTCCCTACTACAAAGACAAGTTCCCGGCGTGGCAGAACTCCATCAGACACAACCTGTCTCTGAACGACTGCTTCATCAAGATCCCCAGGGAGCCTGGAAATCCAGGGAAAGGCAACTACTGGTCCTTGGATCCGGCCTCTGAGGACATGTTTGACAATGGCAGCTTCCTTCGGAGGAGGAAACGGTTTAAGAGGAATCAGCCCGAAATAATCAAAGatggatttgtgttttattccagtttggGCTGCTGTCGATCTTACGCGCAACATTATAACATACCGGGCCAGGTAAGCCGCTCACCTGCTGCTCCCATTCATTACATGCAGGGCCAGAGCGGCATCATGATGCCGTTTCCTTCATATTACCTTCTACCAAACGCTCTGAGCAGTGATAAGAGCCGATTTAAAGACTCCAAGGCGCATCCGTGCGCACCAGAAGCAAAACCTGGCCCGCAGCCAAAGTGTTCCTTCAGCATCGACAGCATCATGAGTCTGCCCCCTCCTGTGACGCAGCAGATGCCAAAACCACCGGTCATTCATCGTGGCTACAACCAGATCATGTCAAACCCAAATACCTGTTTGGTTCCGACGCTCCTTCAGCCCTCCAGAACTCCACTCTGCCCTCCATCCGCCCTGAGCGCGGCTTATTTTATAACTGACCAGCTCAGCCAGACATACCCTCGCTGCTGA